The nucleotide sequence GGCGCACAGCCAGAGATACTGGTCTGGAACCTCGCCCAGTTGGCAACATCGCTGCTGCCGCTGATTGACGACAACATGGACAAGGCCGTTGAGACCGCCCAAGCAGCGCTGCAGGATTTTGGTCCTGCCTACACCGACGCTTGGAAAGAGGTCTTCTTTGCCAAGCTGGGACTGCCGGATGGCGGCGACACAGAAGTCGCGCTGGTTCAAGATCTGCTCACCCGGATGGCGGAAAATCAGGCGGATTTCACCCTGACATTCCAGGGCCTGCTAAACGGGACAGCCCGTGACCAATTTGTGGATCCCACTGCCTTTGACGATTGGGCGTCAGGTTGGAACGCCCTGTCTCCGGATGCGGGACTTATGGCGCGCGCCAATCCCGCCTTCATCCCGCGCAACCACCAGATTGAGCTGGCAATCAAGGAGGCGGTCGCCGGTGACCTTTCCCGCTTCCACCGGATTGTGAGCGTGCTGGCAACTCCGTTTGAGGATCAACCCGATCATAGCGACCTGCAGTCCGCCCCGGTCGCGCAAGAGCTGGTGCATCAGACCTTTTGCGGCACGTGAACGCGCGCTAAGGTCTTACCAATTGCCCCGAATGGGGCTGAGGGGGAATAGATGGACCTATTGCAAATCGCGTCGCTGCTGATTGTGTTGGCGGCGTTCTTCGGGACGCTGAACTATTGGTTCCTGAAGCTTCCCTCCTCCATCGGCATCTTGATCGTGGCGCTGATTGCGTCCCTGGCGGTGATGGGTGCAGACTTTGTCTGGCCCGCTTTGCAGATGGCCGACACCGTGCGGGCGGTAGTCACTGGCGTCGATTTCTCTGAGGCCTTGCTGGAAGGCATGTTGGGCCTATTGCTGTTTGCTGGCGCGCTCCATGTGAAGCTGAGCGACCTGAAAGACCAATGGCGGCTGGTGGCTTTGATGGCGACTATGGGCGTGGCCCTGTCCACGGTTGTCGCCGGGGTGGGTTTCAGCTGGATCACCGGAATGCCCTTGCTCGTGGCGCTGGTTTTCGGCGCGCTCATTTCGCCCACGGACCCCGTGGCGGTGCTGGGCGTCCTGCGCGCCGCTAACCTGAAGAAAAGCATGGAAACGAAGATTGCAGGCGAAAGCCTGTTTAATGACGGGGTGGGATACGTCGTGTTTCTGGTGCTGGTGGGCATCGCCTTCCCTCAAGACGATCACCACGCCAGCGGGCTGGCCGCCGCCGCGCAACTGTTCTTCCAGGAGGCCGTGGGCGGCGCGGCGCTGGGCCTTGGGTTGGGCTATCTGACTTTCCGCGTCATGCGGCGGGTCAACGACTACTCATTGGAGGTTCTGATCACGCTCGCCCTCGCATTCGGGGGGTATTCCTTGGCTGTGTACCTGCATGTCTCTGCCCCCATCATGGCAGTGTGCGCAGGGCTGCTGATTGGCGACATTGGCACGCAACACGCCATGTCGGACGAAACGCAGGACTATGTGGATGCGTTTTGGAAGTTGATCGACGAAATTTTGAACGCGGTGCTGTTCTTGATGATCGGGTTTGAGGTCTTCGCTGTGGCCTTCGAGGCGGATGCAGTCGTGGCGGGCCTTCTGTCCATTGTGCTGGCCTTGATCGCCCGATTTGCTGCTGTGGCCATACCTGTGCTGGTGCTGCGACCCTTCCGCGAATTCTCCAACGGGGTGATTCCGATCATGACCTGGGGTGGTTTGAAAGGCGGCATCTCGGTCGCCTTGGCGTTGTCATTGCCAGAGAGCGAATGGAAAGCAACGATCCTGACCGCGACCTATGTGGTCGTGATCTTCTCGATCATTGTGCAGGGGCTGACAGTGGGTCCCCTCGCGCGCCGGTTGGGCCGCGAGCCGGATCTAGTATGACCGCTGTGGCTGGCCAAGCGGCGCGGTCCCCCGCGGCGCTGGTAACATTGACCTGCGGAGGCTGACGGAGCGGATCGGGGACGCCTCGTGGAGGCCCAATCTGCTGTTTCGCGCCCGAAAATGGTTTTGACCGGGAGATCGCATTGCAAACGTGGCTGTCGTGCCCCACCTTCATAGCAACAACATCAACACTCACATTGGGAGAACACGCATGTCATTGATGAAGATGGTCGGCAAAGTCGCGATCGGATTTGCAATCGCCAAGGGTATCAACGCAGTCCAGAAGTCAGGCGGTGTCGGTAAAATGATGGAAGGCCTCAAGAGCAGCGCCAGCAAGGGCGTAGGTGGTATCTCGGGCGGAAGCACCGGGTCTGCTGGCGGCGGATTGGGTGGCATGCTCGGCGGCGCAGGTGGACTTGGAGGTATCGGCGGGCTGCTTGGTGGCATGGCGGCCGCACGCGGCGGGTCGGAGGCGCAAGGCGAAAGCCTCGAAGACCTGCTTGGCCGGGACGTTCCTAAAGAAGAGCCCGCCGAGGAAGAAAGCGCCGGTCTGATGATCCGTGCCATGATTATGGCGGCGCGCTGCGATGGTGAGATTGACAGCAATGAACGTGAAACGCTGATGGCAACAATCGGCGAGGATGCGACCCCTGCCGACATGGATTTTGTACGCGCGGCAATGCAGGATCCAGTCAGCGCCCGCACCCTGGCAGAGGATACGCCTCAGGGTATGGAAACACAGGTCTATTCAATGTCCGTTATGGCCATTGAGCCGGATCACCCAGCCGAAGCCCAATACCTGCACGAGTTGGCAGGCGCGCTGGGCATCAGTGAAGGCACGGTGAACGAGATCCACGACAGTTTTGGCGTCCCGCGGCTCTATAGCTGAGTTTGCTATCGGTAGAATTATGAAGGGCGTCCCGTTTGGGACGTCCTTTTGGATTACGCTGCCTGCTTTGGCCCCTGCCCGCGACGTCTGCGATTGCGACGACGTTTGGGTGGGCCTGACGGTTTTTCGCCCTGCGGCGCGCCTTGGCTGCGCTGTTTTCCGCCCTTTGGCGCGCCCCGACCGCGGCCTCCGCCACCACGGTTTCCGCCGCCGCCGCGTTTGGGCTTGGCCTCTTCCTCGGACGGGGCCCAACGGCGGCCTCCCGCGACTGGGATTTGCATTTTCAGCACCTTTTCGATGTCCTTCATCTCGGACATCTCGTCGGGCGCGCAGAAGGCGATTGCCTCCCCCTCTTTGCCGGCGCGGGCCGTGCGGCCGATGCGGTGCACATAGTTTTCCGGCACATTGGGCAGGTCGAAATTATAGACAAAAGCCACGTCAGGGATGTCGATACCGCGCGCGGCGACGTCGGTGGCCACCAGAATGCGAATGTCACCGGATTTGAACGCTGCCAGTGACCGGTCGCGCTGGTTTTGCGACTTATTGCCGTGGATCGAACCGGCAGCGAAGCCTTTCTTTTCCAACATCTTTTTCAGCTTCTCGGCGCCATGTTTTGTGCGCGAAAACACCAACGCCAATTCGTCCCGATGCTTATCCAGAAGCTCAACCAATAGATCGTTCTTGGCGGCTTTGGCGACGTAGTGCACCGATTGGGTGATCTTGTCTGCGGTCTTACCCGGACGGGCCACCTGTACCTTGCGGGGGTGGTCGAGATAGGTGGCGGCCAGTTCTTCCATCAGCTTCGGCATCGTTGCCGAAAACAGCAGGGTTTGGCGTTCCTCGGGGATCAGTTTGGCGATCTGGCGCAGCGCGTGGATGAAGCCCATGTCGAGCATCTGATCCGCCTCATCCAGCACCAAATATGTGGATTCCGAGAGGGTTAGCGCCTTTTGTTCAAGCAGGTCGATCAATCGACCCGGCGTCGCAACAAGAATATCGGTGCCGCGCTCCAGCGCCTTGCGCTGGGTGTTCATGGACAGGCCGCCGACAACCATGTTGATCTTCAAATGGCCGCCGCCCTGGAACATTTTCAGGTTGTCCTGGATCTGTTTTGCAAGCTCCCGCGTGGGGGCAAGGATCAACGCGCGGACGGTTTTCGGGTCCGGCTTGGTCCCAATTTTGATCAGGTTGTGAATGATCGGCAGACCGAAGGCCAAGGTCTTGCCGGTGCCGGTCTGGGCAAGGCCCATCACATCGCGGCCGGTCAGGATGATCGGGATCGCTTCTTCCTGGATCGGTGTTGGGTCTACAATATTGTTTTCAGTAAGTTTTTGGCCAAGTTTGGGCGCTACGCCCAAGGCTTCGAATTTATTCAAGACATGTCCTTTCAAGACATGGGAGACCGCCCTTTCGAACAAGGGACGGGTCGCGTTTACAGGGTGCGGAACCTCGTGTTCCGCCGGACCCTTTCGCGTGAAAAATGGGAACGTTTTGCGACGCTATGCTTGAACCCTTAGCAGGTCTCACGCGGCACGTTTGGCGTCGTCTTGTGGGGGATGTGGCGGTTGGGGGGTGGTAAGTCAATGGCTATGTGCGTTTTCGGGTGGTTTAGCACGGAAAACTTGGCTTAAATGGCACCAAAAGCACGGAGGCCCCATGGCGGACACATTGATAGAACGCTCAGCCAAGAAGGGCTTGAGGATGACGGGGCAGCGCGTTGTTATTGCAGGTATTTTGGAAGATGCCCAGGACCATCCGGACGTCGAAGAATTGCACAAACGCGCCGTGGCGCGGGACGCCAGCATCTCGATTGCGACGGTCTATCGCACCGTTAAGCTTTTTGAAGAGGCGGGCCTGCTGGAACGCCTTGAATTCGGCGACGGGCGCGCGCGCTATGAGGATGCGGAGCGGGACCATCACGACCACCTGATCGACATGCAAAGCGGTGAAATCATTGAATTTGTTGACCCCGAGATCGAGGAACTGCAAGAGCGGATCGCCAAACGGTTGGGCTACAAATTGAAGGGCCACCGGCTGGAATTATACGGGGTCAAGGACAGCTAGGGCCGCTTGTGAAGAAAGCGC is from uncultured Litoreibacter sp. and encodes:
- a CDS encoding DEAD/DEAH box helicase; protein product: MNKFEALGVAPKLGQKLTENNIVDPTPIQEEAIPIILTGRDVMGLAQTGTGKTLAFGLPIIHNLIKIGTKPDPKTVRALILAPTRELAKQIQDNLKMFQGGGHLKINMVVGGLSMNTQRKALERGTDILVATPGRLIDLLEQKALTLSESTYLVLDEADQMLDMGFIHALRQIAKLIPEERQTLLFSATMPKLMEELAATYLDHPRKVQVARPGKTADKITQSVHYVAKAAKNDLLVELLDKHRDELALVFSRTKHGAEKLKKMLEKKGFAAGSIHGNKSQNQRDRSLAAFKSGDIRILVATDVAARGIDIPDVAFVYNFDLPNVPENYVHRIGRTARAGKEGEAIAFCAPDEMSEMKDIEKVLKMQIPVAGGRRWAPSEEEAKPKRGGGGNRGGGGRGRGAPKGGKQRSQGAPQGEKPSGPPKRRRNRRRRGQGPKQAA
- a CDS encoding Fur family transcriptional regulator, coding for MADTLIERSAKKGLRMTGQRVVIAGILEDAQDHPDVEELHKRAVARDASISIATVYRTVKLFEEAGLLERLEFGDGRARYEDAERDHHDHLIDMQSGEIIEFVDPEIEELQERIAKRLGYKLKGHRLELYGVKDS
- a CDS encoding DUF533 domain-containing protein produces the protein MSLMKMVGKVAIGFAIAKGINAVQKSGGVGKMMEGLKSSASKGVGGISGGSTGSAGGGLGGMLGGAGGLGGIGGLLGGMAAARGGSEAQGESLEDLLGRDVPKEEPAEEESAGLMIRAMIMAARCDGEIDSNERETLMATIGEDATPADMDFVRAAMQDPVSARTLAEDTPQGMETQVYSMSVMAIEPDHPAEAQYLHELAGALGISEGTVNEIHDSFGVPRLYS
- a CDS encoding sodium:proton antiporter, which codes for MDLLQIASLLIVLAAFFGTLNYWFLKLPSSIGILIVALIASLAVMGADFVWPALQMADTVRAVVTGVDFSEALLEGMLGLLLFAGALHVKLSDLKDQWRLVALMATMGVALSTVVAGVGFSWITGMPLLVALVFGALISPTDPVAVLGVLRAANLKKSMETKIAGESLFNDGVGYVVFLVLVGIAFPQDDHHASGLAAAAQLFFQEAVGGAALGLGLGYLTFRVMRRVNDYSLEVLITLALAFGGYSLAVYLHVSAPIMAVCAGLLIGDIGTQHAMSDETQDYVDAFWKLIDEILNAVLFLMIGFEVFAVAFEADAVVAGLLSIVLALIARFAAVAIPVLVLRPFREFSNGVIPIMTWGGLKGGISVALALSLPESEWKATILTATYVVVIFSIIVQGLTVGPLARRLGREPDLV